The following nucleotide sequence is from Drosophila simulans strain w501 chromosome 3L, Prin_Dsim_3.1, whole genome shotgun sequence.
CTTGTCGTCCTCCCAGTAGTATCGCATCTGGGCCAGCCACTGGAAGTCGAACTCACTGCTGACCTTGTTCTTGATGAGATCCTCGGAAACGTCCTTGGCGTGGACATCGATCACGATCAGGGACTTAATGGTGATCCGGTTAAGGTTGCTAATCTTTGGCGAGCGCACCAGGGTCACAATGTCGTTCAGCTCCTTGGACAGCTCTTGGAAGAAGTTCATCATAATGGTCATATTCCCGCCAAATGTCCGGCGCAGGCATCCGTGGACACGGGATGCCCAGTACACCTGCGAGATGGCCAGCACCGTCATCTGTGGCCACTCCAGAACCCACTCGTGCCGCTTCACCTTCGGATAGTGGGCAAAGGATAGCTCGTTCTGGTAGCGCACTGCCTTGAGCATCTCGTCCTCCACCCCGATGAGCCACTTCTCTACACTTCCTCCTGCCGCCGCTGTGGACACCTGCTCAATGAACTCAATCGTTTCCTTATCACTGCTGATCATGGCCAGCACGTTCTTGGCCGCATCGAACTCCAGGCTGTTAATCCCCTCAAAGCACTTGCTCAAATGGGGAAGAACGCGCAGCGGATCTTTGGTCTCTGAGAGAATCTCCAGCATTTCATCGTTGGCCAGAAAGAAGAAGCGCGGGAAGTAGAGACGCTTCTTCTCCAGGTAGTTACTCACGCCGGTGGCGATGTCCTCCAGCAATTCATTGGCCTTCTGCAAGGACTCCAGCAGACCCGAAACTGGAGCTGTTTCCATCACCAGCGGTTGTCGGAGGACCAAGCCCATGTTCCTGGTATATGTCTGCTCCACGATGACGAAGAGACGACCCTCCTCCGGCATCTGGGCCACGATGTCCTTCGAGGAGAAGATGGGCAATAGGTACAGATAGTTGGCCTGCACCTTGCCCCACTGGTCCAGTGTTTCATTAACGCGCATGATCTTCTCATACCACGCCCGCACCTCCTCCTCGCAGGGCTTCATGAATGCCGATCCGCGCATGACAAGCGTCTTGAGAATGTGGTCATCCAGCAGGGCCTGAATGTCATCCAAGCTGCTGAGGATCTGCACGCCCGTCTCCTTGTAGGGACCATAGGGAAATACCCTGGTCTCCCACTCCTTGATCATAGCCTGCAGGGCGTTCCACAGCTGCAGCTCTTTGTTGGCTCCGATGCTAATGATTTCAAACTGGTCGAGGATCGGGTCCAGGCCAGAGTTGAGGATCTTGCGTAGTGTGGTCCCTGCATCGGGTGTTACGTCGAATCCCGCAATTTCTGACATCTCCTTCCAGTGGCGCTTGCGCAGAGCAGGATTACACATGGTGTTCACTATAAACACGCCAGTGGTGAAGTCTTTGATTGACTGTATCATCGAGGTGCACAGTCGCAGGGGCACTGGGTGCTTAGCCGGATCTGGATCTTCAGTTTGACCCTGCACGAAAGTCAATGTGGTATCACAAAATGGTCAGTGGTCAACCAGTGGTCTCACCTTGAATTTGCAGACGGGATTGTCGATTAGATCCTGCTTGATCTTGACCCTGTAGTACTTCTGGTTCTTCTGGAACTCCTTGAGGTAGTCATCTGTAGTTCGCTCCACGAACTGCGGCTCCAGGTACTCGAAGGGTCCGTCGTTCCACACGCTCAAGTAACGCTGCCATTCAATGCAGCATCTACAGATGGAAACGGTTCCAAGTTTATCAATGAGATCATTGGTTGTTCCTTAAAGATATATCACTTACTTCATAAGCTCGGCAAAGGGGTAAACAAACGTTTTGATGATATCCAGCTTGGGATACTCGGTCAGGGCGACCTTGAAGAGCTTCTCCTCCTTGTTGATCCACGCCACGTAGTCGTCAAAGGTCTTCAGCTGGTCTATGAAGTTCTGCAAAATGATGTAGCTGTCGCGGAACTTGTCCGGTCGACTCATGTCATCAATGACGGCCAACTTGGGCAGCAGCTCATCAATGTCGGAGTTTAGCTTCTTAATGACCTCCTGCAGGTGCTCCTCGAACGTAAACTTGAACTGCTCCTGCTGTGAGGCATTATAGTCGCAGATGTCGTTGATGTCCTTGATCCAATTGATGGTCTTGATGGTCAGGTCAAAGTGGTATTTGGACATTTCAGTCAGCTCCACGATATTGGTTCCGACTTGCAGGCAGTATTGGATGCGGTCAGTCAGCTCGGCGATCTTGTCTTTCTTCACGTGGATCATGTACTCAGCACTCTCGAGCAGCTCCTCGGTTGATTTCGGGATCTCCAGGGCCCGGTACTTGATCTTCTCGAACTCGTCACATATGTCCACCTCGGCCTTAATGTGCTCCCGAATGATGATTGTGGTGATCTCGTGGATCAGATTCTCGGCCAGGGTGCGGAGGCCAAGTATGGCCGGCTCGTTGTGTATAACGGCCATCACGAAGTACTCGGTTGCGGGCTCGCTTCGCAGCATTTGAATGAATCCGTAGTACATGTCGATTCGGGCAAAGTACTCCTCAAACTCGTGCGGCTCGGACAGAAACTGGTTAAGGGCATCTCGCTCCTGCCAGGAGTACAACGCATAGTACTTGTCCCGGAAGCCCTCGACGTACTGAATTACCTCCTGGTAAGTGCGAAGGATAATGTTCTGAACCTTGTCTATCACGTCCTTTAGAAAGTTTTCATTCATCTCGATCTTTAGGTAATCGTTCACCTTCGCGTACGCAGCCATCGATGTGAGTGTCTGCACCTGCGGCTGCAGTGGCTCCATGCGGTAGCCCACCATCGAGATCTCAGTAGCGATCTCGGCGAAGGTGCGCAAGATGGACCAGGCATTGGGCCGCGTGTCCAGATCACTGGAGAACTCGGACCACTCCAGTGACATGCGCATCATGGGCATTGTGCGCGGGTGACTGCACATCCGATACATTTCCTCGAAGGTGCGGATCTTCATGTTGGTCATCTCGCGGTTCATCAGAGCCTCCATGGCGTTCCAGGACCGCTTCCACGTGCTCATCGGCATCACCCGCTTGCGCATAAGCTTGCGCAGCACCTGCACAATCTTTGGGTACCAGGTCCACCTCAGAAAGGTGTTCACCTTGTCCAGTTGGTTCTGGATGTACTTGTGGTAAAACTTGTAGGACAGCGCCTCCCGACCTCCCAGTCCTAACTGTTGCTGCATGGCGCCAGTGGCCAAGACGTAGTTGAAGATACAGGCCAATCTTGGCAGTTCTCCGACGGATATGTTGAGGATGGCTCTAAGCGGGAGCTGCAGGATCAGTAGCTTCTGGGCTATGCGTCGCCGGTTCTCCAGGAAGTTGCTGTAGTTCTGTGTGCGACCTGGTCGCCGAAAGCCGATGTCAGGACGGGGCAGTTCGAACTGGGCCGGATCCTCGTCAGAGAACTCCGGATGGCGCAGGATGTTCTTCATGCTGTAAACCTTCATAAGTCGGTTGAACTCCTCGTGGACGTCGTGCATGTAGGCCTGCACCAGCTCCGGGTACTTGTTCTTCAGGCGCTCCGATGCGAAGCTCAGAATCTTGGCCTCCGTGCGTCGCAGCATAGGAGGCACCACAATCTTCCTCACCTCCCGGCGTAGGTTGTCCTCGTAGTGGGATTGGGGCAGGAGACGCATGTCTGGCTCcggctgccactgctgccggGCGACCCGCACCTTGACATCCGCCGCCTTTTGCTTAAGGAACTGATAGTGCCGGCGCTCGTGTACCTCGCTGATCCGGAACTTAAGCAGCGGGTTCTTCATGTACGGCTCATTGTCGTACTTGGTGATGTCCGAGGCCGGGCGGTGCATCCGCTCCAGCTTCTTGGTGTACATGGTCGAGC
It contains:
- the LOC6736403 gene encoding dynein axonemal heavy chain 12 isoform X2, which produces MYTKKLERMHRPASDITKYDNEPYMKNPLLKFRISEVHERRHYQFLKQKAADVKVRVARQQWQPEPDMRLLPQSHYEDNLRREVRKIVVPPMLRRTEAKILSFASERLKNKYPELVQAYMHDVHEEFNRLMKVYSMKNILRHPEFSDEDPAQFELPRPDIGFRRPGRTQNYSNFLENRRRIAQKLLILQLPLRAILNISVGELPRLACIFNYVLATGAMQQQLGLGGREALSYKFYHKYIQNQLDKVNTFLRWTWYPKIVQVLRKLMRKRVMPMSTWKRSWNAMEALMNREMTNMKIRTFEEMYRMCSHPRTMPMMRMSLEWSEFSSDLDTRPNAWSILRTFAEIATEISMVGYRMEPLQPQVQTLTSMAAYAKVNDYLKIEMNENFLKDVIDKVQNIILRTYQEVIQYVEGFRDKYYALYSWQERDALNQFLSEPHEFEEYFARIDMYYGFIQMLRSEPATEYFVMAVIHNEPAILGLRTLAENLIHEITTIIIREHIKAEVDICDEFEKIKYRALEIPKSTEELLESAEYMIHVKKDKIAELTDRIQYCLQVGTNIVELTEMSKYHFDLTIKTINWIKDINDICDYNASQQEQFKFTFEEHLQEVIKKLNSDIDELLPKLAVIDDMSRPDKFRDSYIILQNFIDQLKTFDDYVAWINKEEKLFKVALTEYPKLDIIKTFVYPFAELMKCCIEWQRYLSVWNDGPFEYLEPQFVERTTDDYLKEFQKNQKYYRVKIKQDLIDNPVCKFKGQTEDPDPAKHPVPLRLCTSMIQSIKDFTTGVFIVNTMCNPALRKRHWKEMSEIAGFDVTPDAGTTLRKILNSGLDPILDQFEIISIGANKELQLWNALQAMIKEWETRVFPYGPYKETGVQILSSLDDIQALLDDHILKTLVMRGSAFMKPCEEEVRAWYEKIMRVNETLDQWGKVQANYLYLLPIFSSKDIVAQMPEEGRLFVIVEQTYTRNMGLVLRQPLVMETAPVSGLLESLQKANELLEDIATGVSNYLEKKRLYFPRFFFLANDEMLEILSETKDPLRVLPHLSKCFEGINSLEFDAAKNVLAMISSDKETIEFIEQVSTAAAGGSVEKWLIGVEDEMLKAVRYQNELSFAHYPKVKRHEWVLEWPQMTVLAISQVYWASRVHGCLRRTFGGNMTIMMNFFQELSKELNDIVTLVRSPKISNLNRITIKSLIVIDVHAKDVSEDLIKNKVSSEFDFQWLAQMRYYWEDDKTWVRIINATVPFANEYLGNSDRLVITPLTDRCYRTLVGAYQLHLNGAPEGPAGTGKTETTKDLAKALAVQCKVFNCSDGLDYKAMGKFFKGLASCGAWACFDEFNRIELEVLSVVAQQILLIIQAVRSNATKFMFEGTELTLNPACYVCITMNPGYAGRSELPDNLKVLFRSVAMMVPDYAMIGEISLYSYGFVDARKLAVKIVTTYRLCSEQLSSQNHYDYGMRAVKTVLSACGNIKKQYPDEVEDILLLRSLIDVNLPKFLSFDVPLFEGIISDIFPGIKLPHIDYSLVETEFKRVCLEEVLEPAPSFLLKVIQTYEMIIVRHGFMLVGEPLAGKSKTLQVLAKVLSALKIKAPQKSNYFQHVQMGIMNPKSITMNQLYGSFDPISYEWTDGLVAKIFRDFAMTPTPDRKWVIFDGPVDAVWIENMNTVLDDNKKLCLTSGEVITMSNEMSMVFEVMDLAQASPATVSRCGMIYMEPSTLGWRAFAKTWLKKADPRWADEEGVPYVMALMQWLLPPCQTFVRRFCSQFIKPGEFNCMLTTFDLFDMQIAEAIEENPEDYQKYLQTYFQAAILFALIWGVGGVLDTASREKFDVFLKKLWDTDPPPPEPLGKMEITPPTEGLLVDYVFLYKQRGAWRYWPDLAKRMDVEETKTGVIVPTVDTARYIHLLKMHVEHKKRMLLVGPTGTGKTVYVQNYLMNKLDKEVFETGFITFTVMISANQCQDLLISKLQKWKRGIYGPPKGMQSVLFRVQLRRKSHGQLGSPANRDDFGGLLQCPGGLRQSL